The Trichomycterus rosablanca isolate fTriRos1 chromosome 19, fTriRos1.hap1, whole genome shotgun sequence region AATTTCGTAATAATTTACAGATGCTGTACAACACAGAGCATAGGACTCGAAATAGTATTTCACACAACTTTAGTCAGATCCCACTGATTGAGACTCAAGTGAAACTTGTTCTCTCTTTTTGGTGGAGTCCTCGTTGGGTGGCTTTTGAGCATGCGCAGTTGACGTTCGCACCGCCATGCTTTTATGTAATAACAGTGTGACCGGTATGGTGTCGGTAACGGGAAGGACATTAAAGTGTCACAGCTTGGTTAGAATAACCTGTTATTATTGAAGAAATTCTACACAGTATTGGTAGAGAGTTGACACACGTTTGCGAAAAAcatgaacattaaatatatgtTGAGTCTTGTACCGGGAAAGCGGCGCTTTGGAGTTTACCGCTTCTTACCTTTCTTCTTCTGTGTCGGTGGAGTGATGGAGTGGGTCATGATCAATGTCAGGATAGGAA contains the following coding sequences:
- the LOC134333313 gene encoding small integral membrane protein 4, whose product is MNIKYMLSLVPGKRRFGVYRFLPFFFCVGGVMEWVMINVRIGKETFYDVYRRKQSEREYQQRIEDGLVVLPESEPK